Part of the Oceanispirochaeta sp. genome, TGCATCGATCAGCTGCTCAACAGAATCATGCCTCCTAAAAACCTCTCTGTTGAGCATGTTGTCATTTCATCCTATGCTGAACATATTTTGTCCTCGGTTAAACGGGTCAAACCTCATATTATTCCCAACTGTGAAGATTTTGAACATCCTCCGGTCATGGACGACTACAACAGCCATTTTCGTGAAGATCTTGGTTTTTCTGATGAGGATATTCTTATTGTTCAACCCACAAGGATTGTTCCCCGCAAAAGGATTGAAGATTCTATCCGTCTGGTCGGGAAATTCTGCAGAAAGTATACCCAATTGGCCGATAGAGTTCATTTTATCATCTCCCTCTATCATGGGGATGAGCTGGAGAGTACCTATCTGAAGGACATCATCGGTATTGCCGAACGCTATGGTGTTCGGCTGCGTATGATTTCTGACCGTGTGAGCTCTCAAAGGGCGGTCCGGGATGGAAAACGCTGTTATACAAACAGGGATGTCCTGACCAATGCAGATCTGATCACCTTTCTTCCTGTATGGGAAGGCTTCGGCAATGCCCTTCTGGAAACCATTGCCGCCAAGATTCCTCTGGTGACCACGACCTACCTGGTCTATAAAACGGATATCAAGATGTGCGGTGTTCAACCCATAGAGATCCGGGACCATTATGATAGGCATGGAAGGCTGATCATTGCTGACTCCGTACTGGACGAAATATATGAAGTCCTGACACACAAGAACATCCGGACCCTCCGGGTCAATCTCAGTTTCAAGGCGGCTTCGGATGAGTTCAGTATGGATATATTAAAGTCCCGATTGAGTGAAATACTGGAGAACTATGCAGATGAAATCAGAGCATCCAGAAGGAGAGTGCTGAAGAGCCAGCAATCCTATTATGTATAAACAATGGAATGCCTTCATGTCTCTCTTTGAGCAGAGTGCTCTGGTGCTGGCCATACTTTCGGTTCTCGTTGTCACAACCAGCCTTATCGTTCTGTACTACAAGAGAAAGTATACCCTCATGATCCGGGATGAGAGAATCCGCCATCAACAGTTAGAGCAGAACCTCAGGGAACGCTTGATGTCCATTGACAGTATTCTGGACCACTATCCGGAACCCGTTGTCTATAAAAACAGCAAGGGCGAGTATGACTGGTGCAACCGTGAACTGGAAAAGCTCTGGGGACTCTCCCGGAATAATATTATGGGATCTACTCCGGAAAGTCTGTTTCCCCAGGAGTCTGATGAGATTCGAAAACTGGACAGTATGGTCCGCACCAGATCCAAGCCCCTTGTAAAAGAGAGAAAATTTACAGACAGAGATGGTGAAACCAGGACTTATGAGCTGTCTTTTCATCAGATGGATGACCCTGTCTCCGGCGGGAAGGGGGTACTCATGTATTTTAAGGATATCAGTCACTACCGGGATCAGCTGGATATCCTCAATGACCTCTATGTCACCGTCAGGGAAGACCTGCAGCTTCGCAGTGATTACTATGCCGATTTTTTGAAAACAGGGCTTCCACCCCTGAACCGGATCATTGAAGACAGTGATACACTGCTGCATAATGATAATGACCGGAAGGAAACAAGAAAAAAACTGGAGAGAATTACGTCTTCAGGGCAGGAAATGAATTCCACCATCCGTAATCTGTCATTTCTGGCCTTTCCTGACAAAATATCCGCCTTATACGAAGGGACTCATGAGCAGCCCCTCAATGAAACACGTTCCCTGGAGGACTGGCAGAATCAACTGGTCCTGCGGGTCGGCTCTTTTCACCGTGACCATGGATTTGCTTCCTTTGTTCTCCTCCTGGGAGATGTTCCCGAGTCATTGCATACCCGCTTCCCCTTGTTAAACGAGCTGTTGGAGCGGTTGATCGAAAATGCCGAAGGCCATAGTCAGGGAGGAGTTTACCTCATACTGAAAGTTCACCGTGTGGAGTCTCAGTTCTTTACCATGAATATCACAGTCCGCAACATCGGACCCGCCATTGATGCGGCCCGGAGGGAAGATATTTTCAAACCCTTTACCCGGATTATCGCCGGGGGGACCGGCCCCGGACTGGGCCTCACAGTGGCCCGAAGTCTGGCGGAAAAAATGGGAGGCAGTCTCTCCTGTGATCCTACCTGCATTGACGGAGCCCGGTTTCTGCTCTCTCTGCCTCCCATTAAAGGGGAGGGTACTGTTATCAGCGGTTACAGGCTGGGTGGG contains:
- a CDS encoding ATP-binding protein gives rise to the protein MYKQWNAFMSLFEQSALVLAILSVLVVTTSLIVLYYKRKYTLMIRDERIRHQQLEQNLRERLMSIDSILDHYPEPVVYKNSKGEYDWCNRELEKLWGLSRNNIMGSTPESLFPQESDEIRKLDSMVRTRSKPLVKERKFTDRDGETRTYELSFHQMDDPVSGGKGVLMYFKDISHYRDQLDILNDLYVTVREDLQLRSDYYADFLKTGLPPLNRIIEDSDTLLHNDNDRKETRKKLERITSSGQEMNSTIRNLSFLAFPDKISALYEGTHEQPLNETRSLEDWQNQLVLRVGSFHRDHGFASFVLLLGDVPESLHTRFPLLNELLERLIENAEGHSQGGVYLILKVHRVESQFFTMNITVRNIGPAIDAARREDIFKPFTRIIAGGTGPGLGLTVARSLAEKMGGSLSCDPTCIDGARFLLSLPPIKGEGTVISGYRLGGQPGRNTGAILIADNDKLFRKKLVSHLRLAGYRVDQAEDGEAVLSLMKEKEYFLVLVDDQTPLISGVEIQKQWKRGDYPGVRK
- a CDS encoding glycosyltransferase family 4 protein, coding for MKDMNDQFNICFISGKLGDVDGVSLETDKWISVLSGMGHRLFTVAGLYTSELLYVPQDHQLTIEAISFSSPRQEYYENLVFPYLSKRPPHLSEKKLLLLEEELIREGREIAAVIYQFIQVQKIDLIIAENTNAMPMTLLGAVAVNELIQVYSVAALFHHHDFWWERSRFSESCIDQLLNRIMPPKNLSVEHVVISSYAEHILSSVKRVKPHIIPNCEDFEHPPVMDDYNSHFREDLGFSDEDILIVQPTRIVPRKRIEDSIRLVGKFCRKYTQLADRVHFIISLYHGDELESTYLKDIIGIAERYGVRLRMISDRVSSQRAVRDGKRCYTNRDVLTNADLITFLPVWEGFGNALLETIAAKIPLVTTTYLVYKTDIKMCGVQPIEIRDHYDRHGRLIIADSVLDEIYEVLTHKNIRTLRVNLSFKAASDEFSMDILKSRLSEILENYADEIRASRRRVLKSQQSYYV